Proteins encoded within one genomic window of Stigmatella aurantiaca:
- a CDS encoding serine hydrolase domain-containing protein: MREPPWPEGGGPLGRLEGREHSRALGGGHGWLDDDAPVASYWAEFAQAGKSRITVHQLLAHKTGLPAFDGWMEPVKLAGLDSLARGLAWQAPAWEPGTHHGDPSFTSG; encoded by the coding sequence TTGAGGGAACCTCCGTGGCCAGAAGGGGGTGGACCTCTGGGGCGGCTGGAAGGACGCGAGCACTCGCGAGCCCTGGGAGGAGGACACGGCTGGCTCGACGACGATGCGCCCGTCGCCTCCTACTGGGCCGAGTTCGCCCAGGCCGGCAAGTCCCGCATCACCGTGCATCAGCTCCTCGCGCATAAGACCGGCCTGCCCGCGTTCGATGGGTGGATGGAGCCGGTGAAGCTCGCGGGCCTCGACTCCCTGGCCCGGGGGCTCGCCTGGCAGGCCCCAGCGTGGGAGCCCGGCACGCACCACGGCGACCCCAGCTTCACCAGTGGCTGA
- a CDS encoding sensor histidine kinase, producing the protein MRLVQRLLISHSLLTAILLGAAGFAVVALVRMTSLLTEIREEHLSKVQEEEAVHQAAWGVEVAARHAILACERDSNAGPEVALSLKESLRQLELLLSHHGDAIQPSIRNSAEDYRDYARYVSEENTCTRLFDPELRQKRLIWDENLTDAWITIVRSLLQEVLKREAEAYAIGATAIGVGSIFGALAMFAAWGVARWMARGVTRPLELLATQAQQVGQGNFAPIEPVGGPLEVQELASELERTRARLAEIDHLKDAFVASVSHDLRTPLTRLRAALGLMADGTTGPLNAQQRRVIDLARSACEREIRLVSALLDMSRVKSGKALRREAGCLLDDVLLRALEDMQGEAEEAGVQLELEKEGPLSPASLDAALIERTVANLLGNAIRVSSRGQKVRMLRTVTQEGPPGHTASGTWARVVVRDEGPGVRPEVRNRLFEHFFTSPVGNTANPPGIGLGLPLAREMMRAHGGDVAFLDEPGPGAAFALWIPLEGPASLRYAPEATPSASPDARSPE; encoded by the coding sequence ATGCGTCTCGTTCAGCGTCTGCTCATCTCCCACTCCCTGCTCACCGCCATCCTGCTCGGTGCCGCCGGCTTCGCCGTGGTGGCCCTGGTTCGCATGACCAGCCTCCTCACGGAGATCCGCGAGGAACATCTGAGCAAGGTGCAGGAGGAGGAGGCCGTGCACCAGGCGGCCTGGGGCGTGGAGGTCGCCGCCCGGCACGCCATCCTGGCCTGTGAACGCGATTCGAACGCCGGGCCCGAGGTGGCGCTCTCCCTGAAGGAGTCCCTGCGCCAGCTGGAGTTGCTGCTCTCCCATCACGGAGACGCCATCCAGCCGAGCATCCGGAACTCGGCGGAGGATTACCGCGACTATGCCCGGTACGTGAGCGAGGAGAACACCTGCACCCGCCTCTTCGATCCCGAGCTGCGGCAGAAGCGGCTCATCTGGGACGAGAACCTCACGGATGCCTGGATCACCATCGTGCGCTCCCTGCTCCAGGAGGTCCTCAAGCGCGAGGCCGAGGCGTATGCCATTGGTGCCACGGCGATCGGCGTGGGGTCCATCTTCGGAGCCCTGGCGATGTTCGCCGCCTGGGGCGTAGCGCGCTGGATGGCGCGGGGGGTGACGCGGCCCCTGGAGCTGCTCGCCACACAGGCCCAGCAGGTGGGCCAGGGGAACTTCGCCCCCATCGAGCCGGTGGGCGGTCCGCTCGAGGTGCAGGAGCTGGCCTCCGAGCTGGAGCGGACACGCGCGCGTCTGGCGGAGATTGATCACCTCAAGGACGCTTTCGTGGCCTCCGTGTCGCACGATCTCCGGACACCGCTCACGCGGCTGCGGGCCGCGCTCGGGCTGATGGCGGACGGCACCACCGGCCCGCTCAATGCGCAGCAGCGGCGGGTGATCGATCTGGCGCGAAGTGCCTGCGAGCGGGAGATCCGCCTGGTGTCCGCGCTGCTCGACATGTCCCGCGTGAAGTCCGGCAAGGCGCTGCGGCGCGAGGCGGGCTGCCTGCTGGATGACGTGCTCCTCCGGGCCCTGGAGGACATGCAGGGCGAGGCCGAGGAGGCCGGGGTCCAGCTGGAGCTGGAGAAGGAGGGGCCGCTGTCCCCCGCCTCGCTCGACGCGGCCCTCATCGAGCGCACGGTGGCCAACCTCCTGGGCAACGCCATCCGCGTCTCCTCACGGGGGCAGAAGGTCCGGATGCTCCGCACCGTCACCCAGGAGGGGCCTCCCGGGCACACCGCGTCCGGCACCTGGGCCCGGGTGGTGGTGCGCGACGAGGGCCCGGGAGTCCGGCCCGAGGTGCGAAACCGGCTCTTCGAGCACTTCTTCACCTCTCCGGTGGGCAACACCGCCAACCCCCCCGGAATCGGCCTGGGCCTGCCGCTGGCGCGCGAGATGATGCGTGCGCATGGTGGCGACGTGGCGTTCCTCGACGAGCCGGGCCCGGGCGCGGCCTTCGCCCTCTGGATACCCCTCGAAGGCCCGGCCTCCCTCCGCTACGCTCCCGAGGCGACTCCTTCTGCGTCGCCTGATGCCCGGAGCCCTGAATGA
- a CDS encoding DJ-1/PfpI family protein: MAESLVIVFPLYPQVTFLDFMGPQAVLQAVPGAKLVFASVGGQPIREGALTLTDLTRLEDVERCDVLCVPGGPSADVMQDAVYMAAIRRLGTTARYVTSVCTGSLLLGMAGLLEGKRAACHWGMRDILSDLGATPDAGRVVRDGHVLTGGGVTAGIDFALTLAAELAGPVVAQAIQLLLEYTPAPPFNAGRPETAPAEAMAFVQKEGPVDIQAECESIRRLTSGYARRGA; encoded by the coding sequence ATGGCTGAATCCCTCGTCATTGTCTTCCCGCTCTACCCGCAGGTGACGTTCCTCGACTTCATGGGGCCGCAGGCGGTGCTCCAGGCGGTGCCCGGCGCGAAGCTGGTGTTCGCCTCCGTGGGAGGGCAGCCCATCCGCGAGGGCGCGTTGACGCTCACGGACCTGACCCGGCTGGAGGACGTGGAGCGGTGTGATGTGCTCTGCGTGCCGGGCGGCCCGTCCGCGGACGTGATGCAGGATGCCGTCTACATGGCGGCGATCCGCCGGTTGGGCACCACCGCGCGGTACGTGACGTCCGTGTGCACGGGCTCGCTGCTGCTGGGGATGGCGGGGCTGCTCGAAGGCAAGCGCGCGGCGTGCCACTGGGGCATGCGCGACATCCTGTCGGATCTCGGCGCCACCCCCGACGCGGGCCGCGTGGTCCGGGATGGCCATGTGCTGACCGGCGGAGGCGTCACGGCGGGGATCGACTTCGCGCTGACGCTCGCCGCGGAGCTGGCGGGGCCCGTCGTCGCGCAGGCGATCCAGCTCCTGCTGGAGTATACGCCGGCGCCGCCGTTCAACGCGGGACGCCCCGAGACCGCCCCGGCGGAGGCCATGGCCTTCGTCCAGAAGGAGGGGCCGGTGGACATCCAGGCCGAATGCGAGAGCATCCGGCGCCTGACGTCGGGCTACGCCCGGCGCGGTGCCTGA
- a CDS encoding VOC family protein, with protein MTQPTASSAPTFYPTLRYKDAPAAIRWLAAAFGFQEHLVVPGPNGTVAHAELRFGTGIFMMGSQKDDLYGNAGMAPYVYVSDIDAHCARARAAGAEIVREPFNTDYGSRDYAARDCEGHVWSFGTYRPAPDSR; from the coding sequence ATGACGCAGCCCACCGCCAGCTCCGCCCCGACCTTCTACCCCACGCTGCGCTACAAGGACGCGCCCGCCGCCATCCGCTGGCTCGCGGCCGCCTTCGGCTTCCAGGAGCACCTGGTGGTCCCCGGCCCCAACGGCACCGTGGCCCACGCCGAGCTGCGCTTCGGCACGGGCATCTTCATGATGGGCAGTCAGAAGGACGACCTCTACGGCAACGCGGGCATGGCCCCCTATGTCTACGTGAGCGACATCGACGCTCACTGCGCCCGGGCACGGGCCGCGGGGGCCGAAATCGTGAGGGAGCCCTTCAACACCGACTATGGTTCGCGGGATTACGCGGCACGGGACTGTGAGGGCCACGTCTGGAGCTTCGGCACCTACCGCCCCGCGCCGGATTCCCGCTGA
- a CDS encoding sigma-54-dependent transcriptional regulator translates to MSQSSQPPSSPANRVLVVDDDLELCELISLRLEAQGMEVASVPTGQQALERVEAGKVDAMVLDLRLGDVDGLEVLAQARERIPELPVVILTAHGTIETAVEAMRRGAYGFLTKPFQDHELVQKLVHALERTTLQREVDDLRRIVAGVPRERLLGRSPAITQVRAHIARVAPSDATVLVLGESGTGKELAARLLHGLSRRAHGPFVAVNCGALPPELLESELFGHVKGAFTGATQSREGLFGAARGGTLFLDEVGEAPPSVQVKLLRVLQERRYTRVGSSTEEEADVRVVAATNRDLREEVELRRFREDLYYRLYVVPITMPPLRERAEDIPLLAQLFLERAAAHNGMRVPRLSPEALQLLRDYTWPGNVRELLNVMEAAVLLAASEELRAEHLRHLVQPSPRATPPGMEEASPGAVSPRASETEAPLPTLREARDAFERDYLMEALRRSGGNVSAAARMAGRNRTDFYELLRRHGLSASDFKDTGHGR, encoded by the coding sequence ATGAGCCAGTCCTCCCAGCCTCCGTCCTCTCCCGCCAACCGCGTGCTGGTGGTGGATGACGACCTCGAGCTGTGTGAGCTCATCTCTCTGCGCCTGGAGGCCCAGGGGATGGAGGTGGCGAGCGTCCCCACCGGCCAGCAGGCGCTCGAGCGGGTGGAGGCGGGCAAGGTGGATGCGATGGTGCTCGATCTCCGGCTGGGAGACGTGGATGGCCTGGAGGTGCTCGCCCAGGCACGCGAGCGCATCCCGGAGCTGCCGGTGGTCATCCTCACCGCGCACGGCACCATCGAGACCGCGGTGGAGGCCATGCGCCGGGGCGCCTATGGCTTTCTCACCAAGCCCTTCCAGGACCACGAGCTGGTGCAGAAGCTGGTGCACGCGCTCGAGCGCACGACCCTGCAACGCGAGGTGGATGACCTGCGCCGTATCGTGGCCGGCGTTCCGCGCGAGCGGTTGCTCGGCCGGAGCCCGGCCATCACCCAGGTGCGGGCGCACATCGCCCGGGTGGCGCCCTCGGATGCCACGGTGCTGGTGCTCGGCGAATCAGGCACGGGCAAGGAGCTGGCCGCGCGATTGCTGCATGGGCTCTCCCGCCGCGCGCATGGGCCCTTCGTGGCGGTGAACTGCGGGGCGCTCCCGCCGGAGCTGCTGGAGAGCGAGCTGTTCGGCCACGTGAAGGGGGCCTTCACCGGAGCCACCCAGTCGCGTGAGGGGCTCTTCGGGGCCGCGCGGGGTGGAACGCTCTTCCTCGACGAGGTGGGCGAGGCGCCCCCCAGCGTGCAGGTGAAGCTGCTGCGGGTGTTGCAGGAGCGGCGCTATACCCGCGTGGGCTCGAGCACCGAGGAGGAAGCGGACGTGCGGGTGGTGGCGGCCACCAACCGGGATCTCCGCGAGGAGGTGGAGCTCCGGCGCTTCCGCGAGGATCTCTACTACCGGCTCTACGTGGTGCCGATCACCATGCCGCCGTTGCGCGAGCGGGCCGAGGACATTCCGCTCCTGGCCCAGCTCTTCCTCGAGCGGGCCGCGGCGCACAATGGAATGCGGGTGCCGCGGCTGAGCCCGGAGGCCCTCCAGCTGCTGCGGGACTACACGTGGCCGGGCAACGTGCGCGAGCTGCTCAACGTGATGGAGGCCGCCGTCCTGCTGGCCGCCTCCGAGGAGCTGCGGGCCGAGCACCTGAGGCACCTCGTGCAGCCCTCCCCCCGCGCCACGCCGCCCGGGATGGAGGAGGCCTCACCCGGCGCCGTTTCTCCCCGGGCGTCCGAGACCGAGGCCCCGCTGCCCACCCTCCGCGAGGCGCGTGACGCGTTCGAGCGCGACTACCTGATGGAGGCCCTGCGGCGCAGCGGCGGCAACGTGAGCGCCGCGGCGCGCATGGCCGGGCGCAACCGCACCGACTTCTACGAGCTGCTGCGCCGGCACGGGCTGTCGGCCTCGGACTTCAAGGACACGGGCCACGGGCGCTGA
- a CDS encoding membrane dipeptidase: MMRILRFASLGLVLWTASPALAAPSWGTFKKDRCTDSGRRQYSAQLLNIPSGTSWESACQTTPAFVGNYAFRQPTRCVNKGVSGMWGEFEVDDTTCNPVTECTATPPSGTFTKTGNTGAVSCEAYCANRDAAWGTRGACVKGVVTSGPHAGACIACNDVAADQGDTGVTCYCKAPAKGFADLHAHPFAHLAFGGQAFFGKSFGPLATALPWCDSVHGPGGTRDSFGTLMATLGYGTGGVGHKVGGNPQFDGWPRWNSFTHQSMYEDWLYRAVQGGLRLVVALAVNNQDIFAFPIYASKAPGRTGEDMEAVDLQLDEAYRMQSHIDTKAGGAGRGWFRIVKTPAEARTVIAQGKLAVVLGAEVDYLFDCRRNGTCTAAHVEARLEHYHARGLRHLFPVHFKQNAFAGPALTNLVTEGDSRGCAQEGYEYQRDIAQPPICGAQGLTDLGRTLVRGMMRRKMIIDIDHMSKRAFDDTLSLVEPYGYPVVSGHTTLFETAHGGKRHEGSLKAEQLQRIRNVGGMVSLILDQGSRDEVPTWRGAGQPVVEHQCGGTSQSWAQAYLYLTKELGGRPVGLGSDFNGLAGLPGPRFGAEACHGGSSAAQVARTRYPLSIAVENSPPKLERSVVGAKTFDINEDGLAHTGMLPDFVADLRRQGLRHQDLEPLLNSAEGYLQVWERAETAGAQVP; the protein is encoded by the coding sequence ATGATGAGAATCCTTCGCTTCGCCTCGCTGGGACTGGTCCTGTGGACCGCGTCCCCGGCGCTCGCCGCTCCCTCCTGGGGCACCTTCAAGAAGGACCGCTGCACGGACTCGGGACGGCGCCAGTACTCGGCCCAGCTCCTGAACATCCCGTCCGGCACCTCGTGGGAGAGCGCCTGTCAGACCACCCCTGCCTTCGTGGGCAACTACGCCTTCCGGCAACCCACCCGCTGCGTGAACAAGGGCGTCTCGGGCATGTGGGGCGAGTTCGAGGTGGATGACACCACGTGCAACCCGGTGACGGAGTGCACCGCCACCCCGCCCTCCGGCACCTTCACCAAGACGGGCAACACCGGCGCGGTGAGCTGCGAGGCCTACTGCGCCAACCGGGATGCCGCCTGGGGCACGCGCGGTGCCTGTGTGAAGGGCGTGGTGACGAGCGGCCCTCACGCGGGCGCGTGCATCGCCTGCAATGACGTGGCCGCCGACCAGGGCGACACGGGCGTCACCTGCTACTGCAAAGCCCCCGCGAAGGGCTTCGCGGACCTGCACGCGCACCCGTTCGCCCACCTCGCCTTCGGGGGGCAGGCCTTCTTCGGCAAGTCCTTCGGCCCCCTGGCCACCGCCCTGCCCTGGTGCGACAGCGTCCACGGCCCCGGGGGCACCCGGGATTCCTTCGGCACCCTCATGGCCACCCTGGGTTATGGCACCGGCGGCGTGGGCCACAAGGTGGGCGGCAATCCCCAGTTTGACGGCTGGCCGCGCTGGAACAGCTTCACCCACCAGTCCATGTATGAGGACTGGCTCTACCGCGCCGTGCAGGGCGGCCTGCGGCTGGTGGTGGCGCTGGCCGTCAACAACCAGGACATCTTCGCCTTCCCCATCTATGCCTCCAAGGCCCCGGGCCGCACCGGCGAGGACATGGAGGCGGTGGACCTGCAGCTCGACGAGGCCTACCGCATGCAGAGCCACATCGACACGAAGGCGGGCGGCGCGGGCCGCGGCTGGTTCCGCATCGTGAAGACGCCCGCCGAGGCGCGCACCGTCATCGCCCAGGGCAAGCTCGCCGTGGTGCTGGGCGCCGAGGTGGACTACCTCTTCGACTGCCGCCGCAACGGCACGTGCACGGCCGCCCACGTCGAGGCGCGGCTGGAGCACTACCACGCCCGCGGCCTGCGCCACCTGTTCCCCGTGCACTTCAAGCAGAACGCGTTCGCCGGCCCCGCGCTCACCAACCTCGTCACCGAGGGGGACTCGCGCGGCTGTGCCCAGGAGGGCTACGAGTACCAGCGGGACATCGCCCAGCCGCCCATCTGCGGCGCCCAGGGGCTCACGGACCTGGGCCGCACGCTGGTGCGCGGGATGATGCGCCGGAAGATGATCATCGACATCGACCACATGTCCAAGCGGGCCTTCGATGACACGCTGAGCCTGGTGGAGCCCTATGGCTACCCGGTGGTGAGCGGCCACACCACGCTGTTCGAGACGGCCCACGGCGGCAAGCGCCACGAGGGCAGCCTCAAGGCCGAGCAGCTCCAGCGCATCCGCAACGTGGGAGGCATGGTGTCGCTCATCCTCGACCAGGGCAGCCGCGACGAGGTGCCCACCTGGCGCGGCGCGGGCCAGCCCGTGGTGGAGCACCAGTGCGGCGGCACCTCCCAGAGCTGGGCCCAGGCCTACCTCTACCTGACGAAGGAGCTGGGCGGCCGGCCCGTGGGCCTCGGCTCGGACTTCAACGGGCTCGCGGGCCTGCCGGGCCCCCGCTTCGGCGCCGAGGCCTGCCACGGCGGCAGCTCCGCCGCGCAGGTGGCCCGCACGCGCTACCCGCTGAGCATCGCCGTGGAGAACAGCCCCCCGAAGCTGGAGCGCAGCGTGGTGGGCGCCAAGACGTTCGACATCAACGAGGACGGCCTGGCCCACACCGGCATGCTCCCGGACTTCGTCGCGGACCTGCGCCGCCAGGGCTTGCGCCACCAGGACCTGGAGCCCCTCCTGAACTCCGCCGAGGGCTACCTCCAGGTGTGGGAGCGCGCCGAGACCGCGGGCGCCCAGGTGCCCTGA
- a CDS encoding SulP family inorganic anion transporter translates to MVSPKTLGQDLSGALTVACVALPLNLALAVASGLPASVGLISGAIAGVVAGLLGGSRLQVTGPEAALVPIVLLLVQRHGITGMVVATFLCGLLQIVLGLLRVGRLAKLLPAPVVRGFMAGIGLLLLNSQLPRLLGLPKTAGSLSSLPAQAGEWMMHGGGIAIGVLAIACMVGLPRVQRRVPSVLVGLVVATLLGGLLGPELARVGSLPAGLPLPQLPLLAGVDWSALLPDVLSLTVLASLGSLMSASAIDQFPGFEKQQSDHDQELMAQGMANLASSLFGGMPVMGAIVRSSVSIQAGARTRAASVLHALLLLAVCLVAGALVARVPIAALAGILVVVGVRLLDFRGLRKLWDQERPQVAVVAVTAIVIASVDLLLGLGAGVLLSLGLLLRARPRTEIQTRILRLDGRPHFRTLSAAAAGQDERPPLQRIRVRGPLDFLSPGVLNTALASHPLPRYAVLDLTAVPYLDAAGLQEVLNLRDCLVTRDGVVVVVAWGEVGRMLEQGGFPRQSPSASLVSSYDDALEHIARSHKAAAAVGVQEEARPVLTRAPVMDS, encoded by the coding sequence ATGGTCTCTCCCAAGACATTGGGGCAGGACCTGTCTGGAGCGCTCACGGTGGCGTGCGTGGCGCTTCCGCTCAATCTCGCACTCGCGGTGGCGTCGGGACTGCCAGCCAGCGTGGGTCTCATCAGTGGGGCGATCGCCGGTGTCGTGGCCGGGTTGCTGGGCGGTTCCCGTCTGCAGGTGACGGGGCCCGAGGCCGCGCTGGTGCCCATCGTGCTCCTCCTGGTCCAGCGCCATGGCATCACGGGCATGGTCGTGGCCACCTTCCTCTGCGGGCTCTTGCAGATCGTGCTCGGCCTGCTGCGCGTGGGCCGGTTGGCGAAGTTGCTGCCGGCGCCGGTGGTGCGCGGATTCATGGCGGGCATCGGCCTGCTCCTCCTCAACAGCCAGCTGCCCCGGTTGTTGGGATTGCCGAAGACGGCCGGCTCGCTGTCCTCGCTGCCCGCGCAGGCGGGGGAATGGATGATGCACGGGGGAGGCATTGCCATTGGTGTGTTGGCGATCGCATGCATGGTGGGCCTGCCTCGCGTGCAGCGCCGGGTGCCCTCGGTGCTGGTGGGGCTCGTGGTGGCCACGCTGCTCGGCGGACTGTTGGGGCCGGAGCTCGCCCGCGTGGGGAGCCTGCCCGCGGGACTGCCTTTGCCCCAACTGCCCTTGCTGGCGGGCGTGGACTGGAGCGCGCTGCTGCCCGACGTCCTCTCGCTCACCGTGCTCGCGTCGCTGGGCTCGTTGATGTCGGCCAGCGCCATTGATCAGTTCCCGGGCTTCGAGAAGCAGCAGAGCGACCATGATCAGGAGCTGATGGCCCAAGGCATGGCCAACCTCGCCTCCTCGCTCTTCGGCGGCATGCCGGTGATGGGGGCCATCGTCCGCTCCTCGGTGTCGATCCAGGCGGGAGCCCGTACCCGCGCGGCATCCGTGCTCCATGCGCTGCTGCTGCTGGCCGTGTGCCTCGTGGCCGGAGCGCTCGTCGCTCGCGTGCCCATCGCCGCGCTCGCGGGCATTCTCGTGGTGGTCGGCGTGCGGCTGCTGGATTTCCGGGGCCTGCGCAAGCTGTGGGATCAGGAGCGTCCCCAGGTGGCGGTGGTGGCGGTGACCGCCATCGTCATCGCCTCGGTGGATCTCCTGCTCGGACTCGGCGCGGGCGTGCTGCTCTCCCTCGGACTGCTCTTGAGGGCCCGGCCCCGGACGGAGATCCAGACGCGGATCCTCCGGCTGGATGGACGCCCCCACTTCCGCACCCTGAGCGCGGCCGCCGCCGGGCAGGACGAGCGGCCGCCCCTCCAGCGCATCCGCGTCCGCGGGCCGCTCGACTTCCTCTCTCCTGGCGTCCTCAACACGGCGCTCGCCAGTCACCCCTTGCCGAGGTACGCCGTGCTCGATCTGACCGCGGTGCCCTACCTGGATGCCGCGGGACTCCAGGAGGTGCTGAACCTCCGGGACTGCCTCGTCACGCGCGACGGCGTGGTCGTCGTCGTCGCGTGGGGCGAGGTGGGGCGGATGCTCGAGCAGGGTGGCTTCCCGCGGCAGTCTCCGTCCGCCAGCCTGGTGTCTTCGTATGACGATGCGCTCGAGCACATCGCCCGGAGTCACAAGGCCGCCGCCGCCGTGGGCGTACAGGAGGAGGCCCGGCCCGTCCTGACCCGGGCGCCGGTCATGGATTCGTAG
- a CDS encoding DUF1801 domain-containing protein — protein sequence MGTTVEGRVANKTQATDASVDSFFDKIEPQARRDDAKAVAALMARCAGAPPRMWGSSIVGFDSYHYRYESGREGDAPRIGLSPRKAALVLYIMGGFPRYEALLSKLGKVTTGKACIYIKKLSDVDLAVLEKLITESLAYLRKLYPA from the coding sequence ATGGGCACGACCGTGGAGGGGCGGGTGGCAAACAAGACGCAGGCGACCGACGCATCCGTTGACAGCTTTTTCGACAAGATCGAACCCCAGGCACGGCGCGACGACGCGAAGGCCGTCGCCGCACTCATGGCGCGGTGCGCTGGGGCTCCACCCCGAATGTGGGGCAGCTCCATCGTCGGATTCGACAGCTACCACTATCGCTACGAGAGTGGCCGTGAAGGCGATGCGCCGCGAATCGGCCTCTCCCCGCGCAAGGCCGCGCTCGTGCTCTACATCATGGGTGGTTTTCCTCGCTACGAGGCGCTGCTCTCCAAGCTGGGCAAAGTCACAACCGGCAAGGCCTGTATATACATCAAGAAGCTTTCCGACGTTGATCTTGCGGTGCTTGAAAAGCTGATCACCGAATCGTTGGCCTATCTGCGCAAGCTCTATCCCGCCTGA